The Glycine max cultivar Williams 82 chromosome 12, Glycine_max_v4.0, whole genome shotgun sequence genome window below encodes:
- the LOC100804896 gene encoding pentatricopeptide repeat-containing protein At2g13600, with protein sequence MGRHGFVQKLVGELCFLDSSPFAKLLDSCVRSKSGIDARRIHARIIKTQFSSEIFIQNRLVDAYGKCGYFEDARKVFDRMPQRNTFSYNAVLSVLTKFGKLDEAFNVFKSMPEPDQCSWNAMVSGFAQHDRFEEALRFFVDMHSEDFVLNEYSFGSALSACAGLTDLNMGIQIHALISKSRYLLDVYMGSALVDMYSKCGVVACAQRAFDGMAVRNIVSWNSLITCYEQNGPAGKALEVFVMMMDNGVEPDEITLASVVSACASWSAIREGLQIHARVVKRDKYRNDLVLGNALVDMYAKCRRVNEARLVFDRMPLRNVVSETSMVCGYARAASVKAARLMFSNMMEKNVVSWNALIAGYTQNGENEEAVRLFLLLKRESIWPTHYTFGNLLNACANLADLKLGRQAHTQILKHGFWFQSGEESDIFVGNSLIDMYMKCGMVEDGCLVFERMVERDVVSWNAMIVGYAQNGYGTNALEIFRKMLVSGQKPDHVTMIGVLSACSHAGLVEEGRRYFHSMRTELGLAPMKDHFTCMVDLLGRAGCLDEANDLIQTMPMQPDNVVWGSLLAACKVHGNIELGKYVAEKLMEIDPLNSGPYVLLSNMYAELGRWKDVVRVRKQMRQRGVIKQPGCSWIEIQSRVHVFMVKDKRHPLKKDIHLVLKFLTEQMKWAGYVPEADDDEICEEESDSELVLHFEMETEADTAVA encoded by the coding sequence ATGGGTAGACATGGGTTCGTTCAAAAACTGGTGGGCGAGCTTTGTTTCCTCGATTCTTCACCCTTCGCCAAGTTATTGGACTCTTGCGTTCGGTCGAAGTCTGGAATTGACGCGCGACGTATTCATGCTCGGATCATTAAGACACAGTTTTCATCTGAAATCTTTATTCAGAACAGGCTCGTAGATGCTTATGGGAAATGCGGTTATTTTGAGGACGCACGCAAGGTGTTTGATCGTATGCCGCAGAGGAACACTTTCAGTTATAACGCTGTTTTGAGCGTTTTGACAAAGTTTGGTAAGCTTGATGAGGCTTTCAACGTTTTTAAGTCGATGCCTGAGCCCGACCAATGCTCGTGGAATGCTATGGTGTCGGGTTTTGCGCAACATGATCGCTTTGAGGAGGCTTTGAGGTTCTTTGTTGACATGCATAGTGAGGATTTTGTGCTTAATGAGTATTCGTTTGGGAGTGCTCTTAGTGCTTGTGCAGGGTTGACAGATTTGAATATGGGGATACAAATCCATGCTTTGATATCGAAGTCTCGTTACTTGTTAGATGTTTACATGGGTTCTGCTCTTGTTGATATGTACTCCAAGTGTGGCGTGGTAGCTTGTGCTCAAAGGGCTTTTGATGGCATGGCTGTGAGGAATATAGTTTCCTGGAACAGTTTGATTACGTGCTATGAGCAAAATGGTCCTGCGGGAAAAGCTCTGGAGGTTTTTGTTATGATGATGGATAATGGGGTTGAGCCTGATGAAATTACTCTGGCCAGTGTGGTCAGTGCTTGTGCAAGCTGGTCTGCTATTAGGGAAGGTTTGCAAATTCATGCTCGTGTTGTGAAACGGGATAAGTACCGGAATGACCTTGTGTTAGGCAATGCATTGGTTGATATGTATGCAAAATGCAGAAGAGTTAATGAAGCTCGATTGGTTTTTGATAGGATGCCACTTAGGAATGTGGTGTCTGAAACCTCCATGGTTTGTGGATATGCCAGGGCAGCCAGTGTGAAAGCAGCGAGGTTGATGTTTTCAAATATGATGGAGAAGAATGTGGTGTCCTGGAATGCACTTATTGCAGGTTACACACAGAATGGAGAGAATGAAGAGGCAGTTAGACTTTTCCTCCTCCTAAAGAGGGAATCTATCTGGCCAACCCATTACACCTTTGGGAATCTACTTAATGCATGTGCAAATCTCGCTGATCTGAAGCTTGGTAGACAGGCTCACACTCAAATTTTGAAGCATGGATTTTGGTTCCAGTCTGGAGAAGAATCTGATATTTTTGTGGGGAATTCTCTCATTGACATGTACATGAAATGTGGAATGGTTGAAGATGGATGCCTGGTTTTTGAGCGCATGGTAGAAAGGGATGTCGTTTCATGGAATGCCATGATAGTGGGGTATGCACAGAATGGTTATGGTACAAATGCCCTGGAAATTTTCAGGAAAATGTTGGTATCAGGACAAAAGCCAGATCATGTTACTATGATAGGAGTTTTATCTGCATGTAGTCATGCGGGGCTTGTTGAAGAAGGACGTCGTTACTTCCACTCAATGAGGACCGAGCTTGGTTTAGCACCAATGAAGGACCATTTTACATGCATGGTTGATTTACTGGGTCGGGCTGGTTGCCTAGATGAAGCAAATGATTTGATACAGACAATGCCAATGCAGCCGGATAATGTTGTCTGGGGATCTTTACTTGCTGCTTGTAAGGTTCATGGAAACATTGAATTAGGGAAGTATGTGGCAGAAAAGCTCATGGAGATTGATCCCTTGAACTCTGGTCCTTATGTTCTTCTTTCAAATATGTATGCTGAGCTTGGTAGATGGAAAGATGTGGTGAGAGTCCGGAAACAGATGAGGCAAAGGGGAGTAATTAAGCAACCTGGTTGCAGCTGGATTGAAATTCAAAGTCGTGTGCATGTTTTCATGGTGAAAGATAAAAGGCACCCTCTTAAGAAGGACATCCatttagttctgaaatttctcACAGAACAGATGAAGTGGGCTGGCTATGTGCCAGAAGCTGATGATGATGAGATTTGTGAAGAGGAAAGTGACTCTGAACTTGTCTTGCATTTTGAAATGGAAACGGAGGCTGATACTGCAGTTGCTTAA